A part of Pectinatus sottacetonis genomic DNA contains:
- the nadC gene encoding carboxylating nicotinate-nucleotide diphosphorylase has product MNNITMKIAADKYIKMALEEDISSEDVSTNAIMAEYKKGDVELICKQEGIIAGLDVFKRVFELLDPRTKVEFYVHDGDVVHHGDKMAVVTGDVRVLLSGERTALNYLQRMSGIATYTAAVVKLLDGSRTKLLDTRKTTPCMRIFEKYAVRIGGGLNHRYNLSDGVLLKDNHINAAGGVKEAILTAKKYAPFVRKIEVETESLQMVKDAVEAGADIIMLDNMSVDDMKQAVALIDGRAVTECSGNINKANIEKIVSVGVDFISSGALTHSAPILDISLKNLRVFGTVYNC; this is encoded by the coding sequence ATGAATAATATAACAATGAAAATAGCGGCTGATAAATACATAAAAATGGCTTTAGAGGAAGATATCAGCAGTGAAGATGTATCAACTAATGCCATCATGGCTGAATATAAAAAAGGTGATGTGGAGCTGATCTGCAAGCAGGAGGGAATAATAGCCGGACTAGATGTTTTTAAACGTGTTTTTGAACTGCTTGATCCCAGGACGAAAGTAGAATTTTATGTACATGATGGTGACGTGGTGCATCATGGTGATAAAATGGCTGTAGTAACAGGTGATGTCAGAGTTTTGTTGTCAGGGGAAAGGACAGCACTTAACTATTTGCAGCGCATGAGTGGGATAGCCACATATACTGCGGCAGTAGTAAAGCTTTTAGATGGCAGCAGAACCAAATTGCTTGATACACGGAAAACGACACCGTGCATGAGAATTTTTGAAAAATATGCGGTAAGAATAGGTGGTGGATTAAATCACCGTTATAATTTGTCAGATGGTGTTTTGCTTAAAGATAATCATATAAATGCAGCTGGAGGGGTAAAAGAGGCCATATTGACGGCTAAGAAATATGCTCCGTTTGTTCGTAAAATTGAGGTGGAAACAGAAAGCCTGCAAATGGTCAAAGATGCAGTTGAAGCTGGAGCTGATATCATCATGCTTGATAACATGTCAGTAGATGACATGAAACAAGCGGTGGCATTGATTGATGGAAGAGCAGTAACGGAATGTTCAGGTAATATAAATAAGGCTAATATAGAAAAAATAGTGTCTGTCGGAGTGGATTTTATTTCGAGCGGGGCACTTACTCATTCAGCGCCGATACTTGATATTAGTCTGAAAAACCTGCGTGTATTTGGTACGGTGTATAATTGTTAA
- a CDS encoding L-aspartate oxidase yields the protein MENMEYDVVIVGCGVGGLYTALNLPRDKKILMITKSDVESSDSMLAQGGICVLHDPDDYEAYFEDTMKAGHYENRRESVDIMIRSSRTVINDLLRLGVRFEKNADGTLKYTREGAHSRARICFHEDVTGKEITTTLLEQVRKLDNVKLAEYVTMVDVVEKDKTCQGIKAQTKDKNELIIKAPFVVMATGGIGGLYEHSTNFPHLTGDGCRIAKKHNVELEHMDYVQIHPTSLYTENKGRSFLISESARGENAILLNNKKQRFVNELLPRDVVSKAIYAEMEKEGSKHVWMSFEKVPQDVILNHFPHIYEKCREEGYNILKELIPVVPAQHYFMGGVHVNSNSETTMPNLFAVGETSCNGVHGKNRLASNSLLESLVFAARAAREIAKRTVGENAV from the coding sequence ATGGAAAATATGGAGTATGATGTTGTTATAGTTGGTTGTGGTGTGGGAGGATTATATACGGCATTAAACCTGCCGCGTGATAAAAAAATCCTTATGATAACAAAATCGGATGTGGAAAGCAGTGATTCCATGCTTGCGCAGGGAGGAATTTGTGTTTTACATGATCCTGATGATTATGAGGCTTATTTTGAAGATACAATGAAGGCAGGACATTATGAAAACAGACGGGAAAGTGTAGATATTATGATTCGCTCGAGCCGGACAGTAATTAATGATCTTTTGCGGCTGGGCGTGCGGTTCGAAAAAAATGCGGATGGAACATTAAAATATACTCGTGAGGGGGCTCACTCACGGGCGCGTATTTGTTTTCATGAAGATGTGACGGGAAAAGAAATTACCACGACTTTGCTGGAACAAGTACGCAAACTGGACAATGTAAAATTAGCTGAATATGTGACTATGGTCGATGTTGTGGAGAAGGATAAAACCTGCCAGGGAATAAAAGCACAGACAAAAGATAAAAATGAGCTTATAATAAAAGCACCATTTGTTGTGATGGCAACAGGTGGAATCGGTGGTTTATATGAACATTCAACAAATTTTCCCCATTTGACAGGCGATGGGTGCCGTATTGCCAAAAAACATAATGTCGAGCTGGAACATATGGACTATGTACAGATCCATCCGACGAGTCTTTATACGGAAAATAAAGGGCGGAGTTTTCTTATATCGGAATCGGCTCGTGGAGAAAATGCAATACTTTTAAATAACAAAAAACAGCGATTCGTAAATGAACTGCTGCCGCGGGATGTTGTGTCTAAAGCTATCTATGCTGAAATGGAAAAAGAAGGATCAAAACATGTTTGGATGTCTTTTGAAAAAGTTCCCCAGGATGTTATTTTAAACCATTTTCCGCATATTTACGAAAAATGCAGGGAAGAAGGATATAATATATTAAAAGAGTTGATTCCGGTTGTTCCGGCACAGCATTATTTTATGGGTGGAGTGCATGTAAATAGTAATTCGGAAACTACGATGCCCAATCTTTTTGCTGTGGGTGAAACAAGCTGTAACGGTGTACATGGTAAGAATCGTCTGGCCAGTAACAGTCTGCTGGAAAGTTTGGTCTTTGCGGCCCGGGCAGCACGGGAAATTGCGAAAAGAACAGTTGGTGAAAATGCAGTATGA
- the nadA gene encoding quinolinate synthase NadA — translation MTKIEEIIRLKKERDAVILAHYYASSEVQDIADYVGDSFYLSKIAAKLECRTIVFAGVRFMGECAKLLNPDKTVLMPDARADCFMAHMIDNNFIKCTREKYEDLAVVCYVNSTTETKSYSDVCVTSANAVNIVKNIPNKNILFIPDKNLGRYVASQVPDKQFIFNDGFCPIHEHMRYDQIEKLKKIHPDALILVHPECNEDIVKAADYVGSTSGIINYTATSKHKEFIIATEIGVKYKLEQEKADKNFYFTETVPKCLNMKLNTFDAVLTVLRTGENSVEVPTELVEPAKKTLLKMLELA, via the coding sequence ATGACTAAGATTGAAGAAATAATACGGTTAAAAAAAGAAAGGGATGCTGTTATTCTCGCACATTATTATGCTTCATCTGAAGTGCAGGATATAGCGGATTATGTTGGCGATTCTTTTTATCTGAGCAAAATAGCTGCTAAACTGGAATGCCGGACAATTGTTTTTGCTGGAGTAAGATTTATGGGAGAATGTGCTAAGCTTCTTAATCCTGATAAAACGGTATTAATGCCAGATGCCAGGGCAGATTGTTTTATGGCACATATGATAGATAATAATTTTATAAAATGCACCCGTGAAAAATATGAGGATTTGGCGGTGGTATGCTATGTTAATTCAACTACAGAAACAAAATCATACTCAGATGTGTGTGTTACATCGGCTAATGCGGTAAACATAGTAAAGAATATACCCAATAAGAATATTCTTTTTATCCCAGATAAAAATCTTGGACGCTATGTTGCCAGTCAGGTACCTGATAAACAATTTATTTTTAATGATGGATTTTGTCCTATTCACGAGCATATGCGGTATGACCAGATAGAAAAACTAAAAAAAATACATCCTGATGCTCTTATACTGGTTCATCCTGAATGCAATGAAGATATAGTAAAAGCTGCTGATTATGTAGGCTCAACAAGTGGGATAATTAATTATACAGCTACAAGTAAACATAAGGAATTTATTATTGCTACAGAAATAGGCGTCAAATATAAGTTAGAACAGGAAAAAGCCGACAAAAATTTTTATTTTACAGAAACAGTGCCTAAGTGCCTTAATATGAAATTGAATACTTTTGATGCAGTTCTCACTGTGTTGAGAACAGGGGAAAATAGTGTTGAAGTGCCGACAGAATTGGTAGAACCGGCCAAAAAGACACTATTGAAGATGCTTGAGCTGGCTTGA
- a CDS encoding 2-isopropylmalate synthase yields MNSKKYTKNYFMPPKIDMSWTAKQFPDKAPVWCSVDLRDGNQALVIPMSLDEKIEFYKMLIQIGFKEIEVGFPAASETEYEFLRTLIEKDLIPDDVTVQVLTQAREHIIKRTFEALDGVKNAIVHVYNSTSVPQREQVFKKSKEDIKKIAVNGALMLKELTEQAGRDYRFEYSPESFTGTEIDYACDVCNAVLTIWKPSQQRKAIINLPSTVQMSMPHIYAAQIAYMSDHLNYRNNIILSLHPHNDRGTGVADSEMGLLAGADRIEGTLFGNGERTGNADIVTIAMNMMALGVDPRLNFSNMPEIVKLYQQVTRMRVYERQPYSGNLVFAAFSGSHQDAIAKGMKWQEEHQPEHWTVPYLLIDPKDIGRKYDGDVIRINSQSGKGGVAYIMEQKYGLDMPKKMRENFGYCVKNVSDHRHKELLPDEIYKIFQDTYVNIETPVSLIDFKLNKTADSMRKGFVHLYINKCEKKLGAYGNGRLDAVSNALQEELKINYTDLIYSEHAMEIGSTSRAMAYIGITDKDSTVYWGAGMDTDIITASVKALISAVNKLPDIKKLCNNKI; encoded by the coding sequence ATGAATAGCAAAAAGTATACAAAAAACTATTTTATGCCGCCAAAAATTGATATGAGCTGGACAGCAAAACAATTTCCTGACAAAGCTCCCGTTTGGTGCAGTGTAGATCTGCGAGACGGTAATCAAGCACTGGTTATTCCCATGAGCCTTGATGAAAAAATAGAATTTTATAAAATGCTCATACAAATAGGTTTCAAGGAAATAGAAGTAGGCTTTCCCGCTGCTTCTGAAACTGAATATGAATTTTTGCGTACACTTATAGAAAAAGATTTAATCCCTGATGATGTTACTGTGCAGGTTTTAACTCAGGCCCGTGAACACATAATAAAAAGGACTTTTGAAGCACTCGACGGTGTAAAAAACGCTATAGTACATGTATATAATTCCACATCTGTACCTCAGCGTGAACAAGTTTTTAAAAAATCAAAAGAAGATATAAAAAAGATTGCTGTCAACGGTGCATTAATGTTAAAAGAACTCACTGAACAAGCCGGACGTGATTATCGGTTTGAATATTCACCAGAAAGCTTTACCGGTACAGAAATTGATTATGCTTGTGATGTATGCAATGCAGTTCTTACTATATGGAAACCATCACAGCAGCGCAAAGCTATTATAAATCTGCCTTCCACAGTTCAAATGTCCATGCCGCATATTTATGCTGCCCAGATAGCCTATATGTCAGATCACCTTAACTACCGCAATAATATTATCCTGTCACTTCATCCTCATAACGATCGTGGTACCGGAGTTGCCGATTCTGAAATGGGTCTTTTAGCTGGTGCCGACAGAATAGAAGGTACTCTTTTCGGTAACGGCGAACGTACTGGCAATGCTGACATTGTCACAATTGCCATGAACATGATGGCACTTGGTGTTGACCCCAGATTAAATTTCAGCAATATGCCTGAAATAGTCAAATTATACCAGCAGGTGACGCGTATGCGTGTATATGAACGCCAGCCTTATTCCGGTAATTTAGTCTTTGCCGCTTTTTCCGGTTCTCACCAGGATGCTATCGCCAAAGGCATGAAATGGCAGGAGGAACATCAGCCTGAACATTGGACAGTTCCTTATTTACTTATTGATCCTAAAGATATTGGCAGAAAATACGACGGCGATGTAATACGAATAAACAGCCAATCTGGAAAAGGCGGTGTTGCTTATATAATGGAACAAAAATACGGTCTTGATATGCCAAAGAAAATGCGAGAGAATTTTGGCTATTGTGTAAAAAACGTCTCTGACCATCGCCACAAAGAGCTGCTTCCCGATGAAATATACAAAATATTTCAAGATACTTACGTGAATATAGAAACACCTGTTTCCTTAATAGATTTTAAGCTCAATAAAACAGCTGATAGTATGCGCAAGGGTTTTGTTCATCTTTATATCAATAAATGTGAAAAGAAATTAGGTGCTTATGGCAATGGACGTCTTGACGCTGTCAGCAATGCTCTTCAAGAAGAATTAAAAATAAACTATACTGATCTTATTTATAGTGAACATGCTATGGAAATAGGTTCTACATCAAGAGCAATGGCCTATATAGGAATCACCGATAAAGACAGTACAGTGTATTGGGGTGCCGGTATGGATACAGATATCATCACAGCTTCCGTAAAAGCACTCATAAGTGCTGTAAACAAACTTCCCGATATAAAAAAATTATGTAATAATAAAATCTAA
- the ilvD gene encoding dihydroxy-acid dehydratase has translation MKSDLAKKGPERSAHRALFYAMGYGPEDLKKPMIGIVNAFNEIIPGHIHLRTIAEAAKLGVAAAGGMPVEFPAIGICDGIAMGHQGMKYSLASRELIADSIEAVAAGHAFDGLVMIPNCDKIVPGMLMAAARLNIPCIVVSGGPMLAGRHNGKDVSVSTTFEAAGKFAAGKLNAADMASLEADACPGCGSCSGLFTANTMNCLTEVLGMGLAGNGTIPAAYFGQRRLLAKTAGEKIIELIKNDIKPRDIMTKKAFENAITVDMGIGGSSNTVLHLTAIAHEAGITIPTPLFDEISARTPYITKLSPGGIHHMQDLNEAGGICAVMHELAKKGLLHLDALTVDGTIADRIKDARIKRPDVIKTVDAPYRKTGGIAILKGNLAPDYAVVKESAVTEDMLCYKGTARIFNSEEESIAAITKGKIKNGDVVVIRYEGPKGGPGMREMLNPTAVITGMGLKVALITDGRFSGATRGACIGHVSPEAMAGGPIALIKEGDTINIDIPKRKLELVIDDKEMTARKAQWKKPEPKIKTGYLSRYAKLTTSASTGAVLE, from the coding sequence ATGAAAAGTGATTTAGCAAAAAAAGGGCCTGAACGTTCTGCACATCGTGCTTTATTTTATGCTATGGGCTATGGACCAGAAGACCTAAAAAAACCAATGATCGGTATAGTAAATGCTTTTAATGAAATCATTCCCGGCCATATACATCTGCGAACTATTGCAGAAGCTGCCAAATTAGGTGTAGCCGCTGCCGGTGGAATGCCTGTTGAATTTCCTGCGATTGGAATATGCGATGGTATCGCCATGGGGCATCAGGGAATGAAATATTCCCTGGCTAGTCGTGAATTAATTGCTGATTCCATTGAAGCAGTAGCTGCCGGCCATGCTTTTGACGGTCTGGTAATGATTCCTAACTGCGACAAAATTGTTCCAGGGATGCTCATGGCCGCAGCCAGGCTTAATATTCCCTGTATCGTTGTAAGCGGCGGCCCAATGCTGGCTGGCCGCCATAATGGTAAAGATGTAAGTGTCAGCACAACATTTGAAGCTGCAGGTAAATTTGCTGCCGGTAAACTCAATGCCGCAGACATGGCTTCCCTTGAAGCTGATGCGTGTCCCGGCTGCGGATCATGTTCTGGACTATTTACTGCCAACACTATGAACTGTCTGACAGAAGTCCTAGGTATGGGACTTGCCGGAAACGGTACTATCCCCGCTGCCTATTTTGGTCAGCGCCGTTTACTGGCAAAAACAGCCGGAGAAAAAATTATTGAACTAATAAAAAATGATATAAAACCACGTGACATTATGACTAAAAAAGCTTTTGAAAATGCAATTACGGTCGATATGGGCATAGGCGGTTCCTCCAATACTGTACTGCATTTGACCGCTATTGCGCATGAAGCCGGTATTACTATCCCCACACCATTATTCGATGAAATAAGTGCCCGAACTCCTTATATCACAAAATTAAGCCCTGGTGGTATCCACCATATGCAGGATTTAAACGAAGCCGGTGGAATATGTGCCGTTATGCATGAACTAGCAAAAAAAGGACTGCTTCACCTCGATGCTTTGACTGTAGATGGCACTATCGCTGACAGGATAAAAGATGCCCGGATAAAACGCCCAGATGTAATAAAGACTGTGGATGCCCCTTATCGCAAAACTGGTGGCATTGCCATATTAAAAGGAAATCTTGCGCCTGATTATGCCGTAGTAAAGGAAAGCGCTGTCACGGAAGATATGCTTTGCTACAAAGGAACTGCCCGCATCTTCAATTCAGAAGAAGAATCCATTGCGGCTATAACAAAAGGGAAAATAAAAAATGGTGATGTCGTAGTAATACGCTATGAAGGACCAAAAGGTGGTCCCGGAATGAGAGAAATGCTCAATCCTACTGCTGTTATTACCGGTATGGGACTAAAAGTAGCACTTATTACCGATGGCAGGTTTTCAGGAGCTACACGTGGTGCATGCATCGGACATGTATCTCCCGAAGCAATGGCTGGTGGTCCTATCGCCTTAATTAAAGAAGGTGATACCATTAACATAGATATTCCCAAACGCAAACTGGAACTTGTTATTGATGATAAGGAAATGACCGCCCGCAAGGCACAATGGAAAAAACCTGAACCCAAAATAAAAACCGGCTACCTTTCCCGTTATGCAAAACTAACTACTTCTGCAAGTACTGGTGCTGTCTTGGAATAA
- a CDS encoding Mrp/NBP35 family ATP-binding protein, with protein MSEECTHECGSCSSADCAERTKIPLEKGNPNSHIKKVIAVMSGKGGVGKSLVTSMLAVIMRRRGFNVGVLDADVTGPSIPKTFNIKEKAGSSEKGGILPVTTKSGIKLMSVNLLLENSTDPVVWRGPIISGVVKQFWNDVEWGDIDYMFVDMPPGTGDIPLTVFQSLPVNGIIVVTSPQDLVSMIVEKAVKMASMMNKPILGIVENMAYFQCPNCKTRHNIFGESNVASLAGFYNIHQTAQIPLDPKLAAECDKDGIENFDNDYLNLLAAYIEQNV; from the coding sequence ATGAGCGAAGAATGTACACACGAATGTGGCAGTTGTTCCAGTGCTGACTGTGCAGAACGCACTAAAATACCTCTAGAAAAAGGAAATCCTAATTCTCACATAAAAAAAGTTATTGCTGTTATGAGCGGTAAAGGCGGCGTGGGTAAGTCATTAGTAACTTCTATGCTGGCTGTGATAATGCGCAGGCGCGGATTCAATGTAGGCGTCCTTGATGCTGATGTCACAGGCCCGTCAATACCTAAAACTTTCAACATCAAAGAAAAAGCTGGTAGTTCCGAAAAGGGCGGCATCCTGCCCGTAACAACCAAAAGCGGTATAAAATTAATGTCCGTCAATCTTCTATTGGAAAACAGTACCGATCCAGTGGTATGGCGCGGTCCAATAATAAGCGGCGTTGTCAAACAATTTTGGAATGATGTAGAATGGGGCGATATTGACTATATGTTTGTAGATATGCCCCCTGGAACAGGCGATATCCCGTTGACTGTCTTCCAGTCATTACCAGTCAATGGTATCATTGTAGTTACGTCGCCTCAGGATTTAGTTTCCATGATAGTAGAAAAAGCTGTAAAAATGGCTTCTATGATGAATAAGCCTATCTTAGGAATTGTTGAAAACATGGCCTATTTCCAATGCCCTAATTGTAAAACCAGACACAATATATTCGGTGAAAGCAACGTTGCCTCACTAGCCGGTTTTTATAATATCCATCAAACCGCACAAATTCCGCTCGACCCTAAGTTAGCTGCTGAATGTGATAAGGATGGCATCGAAAATTTTGATAATGATTATTTAAATTTATTGGCGGCATATATTGAACAAAATGTCTAA
- a CDS encoding 4'-phosphopantetheinyl transferase family protein, which translates to MITVYIADASSLSLSMLDKYLNNLPAYRQQKVLSIKAVPARKLSLGAGLLLNHALKEHNIKSASAKFYTNDFGKPYLKNINIYFNLSHSGKYVFCAISNTEIGCDIQKSNAYYNFDIIKRFFHPAEQKLILTKTGTEQKKLFFRIWALKESYVKNIGIGIAHTFKNFAVNINTANVTIAEKQKIHSYYFIEYCSADYFAAVCTNQKCIKPCLQWVDIKKLLI; encoded by the coding sequence ATGATAACTGTTTATATCGCCGATGCCAGCAGTTTATCCCTATCTATGCTCGATAAATATTTAAATAATTTACCTGCATATAGGCAACAAAAAGTTCTATCTATCAAAGCAGTCCCTGCACGCAAATTGTCTTTAGGGGCAGGTCTTTTACTCAATCATGCTTTAAAAGAACATAATATTAAGAGCGCTTCTGCCAAATTTTACACTAATGATTTTGGCAAGCCCTATTTAAAAAATATTAATATATATTTCAATTTATCACATTCTGGAAAATATGTTTTTTGCGCTATAAGCAATACTGAAATAGGCTGTGACATCCAAAAATCAAATGCTTATTACAATTTTGATATTATTAAACGTTTTTTCCACCCGGCAGAACAAAAACTAATATTAACAAAAACCGGTACAGAACAAAAAAAATTATTTTTCCGTATCTGGGCTTTAAAAGAAAGTTATGTAAAAAACATAGGTATTGGTATTGCCCATACTTTTAAAAATTTTGCAGTTAATATAAATACTGCCAATGTAACTATTGCTGAAAAACAAAAGATACATTCCTACTATTTTATAGAATACTGTTCTGCCGACTATTTTGCCGCAGTATGTACAAACCAAAAATGTATAAAACCATGTCTGCAATGGGTAGATATAAAAAAACTGCTGATATAA
- a CDS encoding phosphatase, with product MNDFLDMHMHTIMSGHAYSTLSEMITAGEKKGLRLMGITEHAPAMPGTCHEIYFHNFKVINRHYHNMELMMGSEVNIMDHAGNLDMTETTLAKLDYAIASFHEPCISPGNKKENTTALLHVLENPYIKIIGHPDNGAYPIDFTAIVKSAKKNNVLLELNNSSYGPKSGRIHSRENAAVMLNLCKKYGACVIMDSDAHIHTDVGNHDYIYDLLQQVDFPEELIVNSSINKFKDYLQLK from the coding sequence ATGAATGATTTTTTAGATATGCATATGCATACAATAATGAGCGGCCACGCTTACAGCACACTTTCAGAAATGATAACTGCAGGAGAAAAAAAAGGATTAAGACTTATGGGAATAACAGAACACGCACCGGCTATGCCCGGTACCTGTCATGAAATATATTTTCATAATTTTAAGGTTATCAACAGACACTATCACAATATGGAATTAATGATGGGTTCAGAAGTAAATATTATGGACCATGCTGGTAATTTGGACATGACAGAAACGACTTTAGCCAAACTTGATTATGCAATTGCCAGTTTCCATGAACCATGTATTTCTCCAGGAAATAAAAAAGAAAATACAACAGCACTTTTACATGTCTTGGAAAATCCTTATATAAAAATAATCGGTCATCCTGATAATGGTGCATATCCCATTGACTTTACTGCTATAGTAAAAAGTGCGAAAAAGAACAATGTGTTACTAGAACTAAACAACAGTTCTTACGGGCCAAAAAGCGGCCGTATCCACTCCCGTGAAAATGCCGCTGTAATGCTCAATTTATGTAAAAAATATGGTGCCTGCGTCATAATGGACAGTGATGCCCATATCCATACCGATGTCGGTAATCATGATTATATCTATGATTTACTCCAGCAGGTCGATTTTCCTGAAGAACTTATAGTAAACAGCAGCATAAATAAATTCAAGGATTACCTCCAGTTGAAATAA
- a CDS encoding energy-coupling factor ABC transporter ATP-binding protein, whose protein sequence is MALLKLSHIKYSYDDIVALNDVSLSINSGEFILLEGPNGCGKSTLFKLLNGLIFPSQGSYFFAGQEITAAVLKDMVTAKKFHKRIGYVFQNPDMQLFNPTVYDELAFGPRQMGFSENEVKERVMDLLTFLEIESLKDRAPYHLSGGEKKKTAIAAVLALNPDILMMDEPMNGLDGRSRRWIENFIEQFSLSGKTLIIASHQKKWLTTSDVRIVKFTEKHEIVE, encoded by the coding sequence ATGGCGTTATTAAAGTTATCTCATATAAAATATAGCTATGATGATATTGTGGCACTAAATGATGTTTCATTGTCTATTAATAGTGGTGAGTTTATATTACTGGAAGGGCCTAACGGTTGCGGTAAATCAACTTTATTTAAGCTGCTTAATGGTCTTATTTTTCCTTCTCAGGGAAGTTATTTTTTTGCCGGACAGGAAATAACAGCAGCAGTATTAAAAGATATGGTGACTGCCAAAAAATTTCATAAGCGCATAGGGTATGTATTTCAGAATCCAGATATGCAGCTATTTAATCCTACGGTTTATGATGAGCTTGCCTTTGGACCACGTCAAATGGGTTTTTCGGAAAATGAGGTAAAAGAACGGGTAATGGATTTACTAACTTTTTTAGAAATAGAATCCTTAAAGGACAGGGCTCCTTACCATTTGAGCGGCGGTGAAAAGAAAAAAACTGCTATTGCAGCAGTTTTAGCGTTAAATCCTGATATATTAATGATGGATGAGCCTATGAATGGGCTGGATGGAAGATCAAGACGATGGATAGAAAATTTTATAGAACAGTTTTCTTTATCTGGTAAAACATTGATAATAGCCAGCCATCAAAAAAAATGGCTGACTACTTCTGATGTACGTATCGTGAAATTTACAGAAAAGCATGAGATTGTTGAATGA
- a CDS encoding energy-coupling factor transporter transmembrane component T codes for MKDIKLPDNFPKQCSQKNMPQWLFSSDNYIPVPDKEKYISKTVLELISKLSMLKKQKTIFSKSLFSASFKIVYTFLLILLISLAHNMGFLLVLLAALLVYICFFNGEYIEAVLKPAAGAAVFSFIIILPAVCMGLSNNFILPFKVFLTTMTAAILSRSIPFYLFTRILGRFHVPGIFITALELTIKYIVLLGETAFALLTALKLRSIGRNQKKYQSIGSVLGMTFIKSQEYARQTYNAMICRCFTGDYHIVQHNHWKNIYLVYAVIVIATTLIFLYTEGYLK; via the coding sequence ATGAAGGACATAAAACTGCCTGATAATTTCCCAAAACAGTGCAGCCAGAAGAATATGCCGCAATGGTTGTTTAGTTCTGATAATTATATTCCAGTACCGGATAAGGAAAAATATATTAGTAAAACGGTACTGGAATTAATATCTAAACTTAGTATGCTGAAGAAACAAAAAACAATATTCAGCAAGAGCCTGTTTAGTGCATCATTTAAGATAGTATATACATTTTTATTGATACTGTTGATATCATTGGCGCATAATATGGGGTTCCTGCTGGTTTTATTGGCAGCACTTTTAGTATACATATGTTTTTTTAATGGGGAATATATAGAGGCAGTGCTGAAACCGGCTGCTGGTGCAGCGGTATTTTCTTTCATTATTATATTGCCTGCTGTTTGTATGGGATTGTCAAATAATTTCATTTTGCCATTTAAGGTGTTTTTGACAACCATGACTGCAGCAATTTTATCGCGCAGTATACCTTTTTACTTATTTACGCGGATATTGGGGAGATTTCATGTACCGGGTATATTTATTACGGCACTTGAACTTACAATAAAGTATATTGTACTATTAGGAGAAACTGCTTTTGCATTGCTTACGGCACTAAAATTACGGTCTATAGGCAGAAATCAAAAAAAATATCAAAGCATAGGCAGTGTTTTAGGTATGACTTTTATAAAATCACAAGAGTATGCAAGGCAGACATATAATGCTATGATATGCCGCTGCTTTACAGGTGATTATCATATAGTGCAGCATAATCATTGGAAGAATATTTATCTTGTTTATGCGGTTATAGTTATTGCTACAACACTTATATTTCTTTATACAGAAGGATATTTAAAATAA